Proteins co-encoded in one Candidatus Kuenenbacteria bacterium genomic window:
- a CDS encoding translation initiation factor IF-2 — MNVTELARKLKITPNKLKEIMPQLGFDIGARAIKVDPKMAQAIIEKMSDPAVREKYLNEGEPMTKRETAQEEKKQEGEVGIIKVPEKIVVKELARRMNIPVANLILELMKNGVMAPLNQYIDFETASIIAEDMGFGVEKSEESDLEIDNEAEQRKLLAIDQDSASPRPPIVVVMGHVDHGKTKLLDAIRNTNIMEGEAGGITQHIGAYQVERGGRLLTFIDTPGHEAFSAMRSRGAKVADIAILLVAADDGVQPQTIEALAHIRKAELPFIVAINKIDKPGANIEKVKGDLANIGLAPEDWGGKTICVEISAKENINISLLLENLFLVADLNKEKIVANISVAAAGTIIESHIDKGEGPVATVLIQNGTLMGGDLVKIGNVVGKIRIMKNWKGEQIEKATPSMPVRILGLKAIPRVGDILQVVENQKELKKLSKIKISEPQRVVSNTFNSRDKNNEEENEKPKVNIILKSDVLGSVEAIIESLLKIEKGGVSVAVIKQGLGNITEKDIEQAAALGAEVLGFNVKITPEAKKMSTDKGVEAVVSGVIYDLLDFVEKKVIDLAGVEIIEKVVGRLKVVAIFRTEKREQIIGGKVESGRAVPEIQARVFRKNQLVGEIKIKEVEAGRTKVKEVLEGEECGMRIESKIEIEKNDVLELFTREEKKRYGQS; from the coding sequence ATGAATGTGACAGAATTGGCGAGAAAATTAAAGATTACACCAAACAAGTTGAAGGAAATAATGCCGCAACTCGGTTTTGATATTGGGGCGAGGGCGATAAAGGTGGATCCCAAGATGGCGCAGGCAATAATAGAAAAAATGTCTGATCCAGCGGTGAGAGAGAAATATTTGAATGAGGGTGAGCCTATGACAAAGAGAGAGACAGCCCAAGAAGAAAAAAAACAAGAAGGGGAAGTCGGTATTATAAAAGTACCAGAGAAAATAGTGGTAAAAGAGCTAGCGAGAAGAATGAACATACCGGTGGCTAATCTAATTTTAGAATTGATGAAAAATGGAGTGATGGCACCACTGAATCAATATATTGATTTTGAGACAGCGTCTATCATCGCTGAAGATATGGGTTTTGGGGTAGAAAAATCAGAGGAGAGTGATCTGGAAATAGATAATGAAGCGGAACAGAGGAAACTTTTGGCGATAGATCAGGACAGTGCTAGCCCAAGGCCGCCGATAGTAGTGGTGATGGGCCATGTGGATCACGGTAAAACAAAATTGTTGGATGCTATTAGAAATACAAATATAATGGAAGGGGAGGCCGGTGGTATTACTCAACATATTGGAGCTTATCAGGTGGAAAGAGGGGGAAGACTCCTGACCTTTATTGACACTCCAGGACACGAGGCTTTTTCGGCAATGCGTTCAAGGGGGGCCAAGGTGGCTGATATTGCGATACTTCTAGTGGCGGCTGATGATGGGGTCCAGCCGCAAACAATAGAGGCCTTGGCGCACATTAGAAAAGCCGAGCTACCATTTATTGTAGCAATAAACAAAATAGATAAACCCGGAGCCAACATAGAAAAAGTGAAGGGCGATTTGGCAAATATTGGTCTTGCACCAGAAGACTGGGGCGGAAAAACTATTTGCGTAGAAATATCGGCCAAGGAAAATATAAATATTTCTTTACTTTTAGAAAATTTATTTTTGGTGGCTGATTTAAATAAAGAAAAGATTGTAGCCAATATTTCCGTGGCGGCCGCCGGGACGATTATTGAATCACACATAGATAAGGGTGAGGGTCCAGTAGCGACTGTCTTGATCCAAAACGGGACGCTGATGGGGGGTGATTTGGTAAAGATCGGTAATGTGGTTGGCAAGATCAGAATAATGAAAAATTGGAAGGGAGAGCAAATAGAAAAAGCGACACCCTCAATGCCAGTAAGGATTTTGGGCTTAAAGGCGATACCCAGAGTGGGCGATATTTTGCAAGTAGTAGAGAATCAAAAAGAGTTGAAAAAATTGTCAAAGATAAAAATTAGCGAGCCGCAGAGGGTGGTCAGTAATACTTTTAACAGTCGGGATAAAAACAATGAGGAAGAAAATGAAAAGCCCAAAGTAAATATTATTCTCAAGTCAGATGTGTTGGGTTCGGTGGAGGCGATAATAGAGTCTTTACTAAAAATAGAAAAAGGGGGAGTCTCGGTCGCCGTGATAAAACAGGGCCTTGGTAATATAACCGAAAAGGATATAGAGCAGGCGGCGGCTCTTGGCGCGGAGGTGCTTGGGTTTAATGTAAAAATTACACCGGAGGCTAAAAAGATGTCTACAGACAAAGGGGTTGAAGCGGTCGTGTCTGGGGTTATTTATGATCTACTTGATTTTGTAGAAAAAAAAGTAATTGACTTGGCCGGAGTAGAAATAATAGAAAAGGTGGTTGGTCGCTTGAAGGTAGTGGCAATATTTAGAACAGAAAAGAGAGAACAGATTATCGGAGGAAAAGTGGAGAGTGGACGGGCGGTTCCAGAGATACAAGCGAGGGTTTTCCGGAAAAATCAATTGGTAGGCGAAATTAAAATAAAAGAGGTTGAGGCCGGTCGGACGAAAGTAAAAGAGGTTTTGGAGGGAGAGGAATGCGGCATGAGAATAGAATCAAAGATAGAAATAGAAAAGAATGATGTTCTGGAATTATTTACAAGAGAAGAGAAAAAGAGATATGGACAGTCATAA
- a CDS encoding ribosome-binding factor A: MDSHKGERMNNLIKEGLGEILQNEVEIGEGIFVSIGSAEVTPDLSLAKIWINVWPLEKSNEVLEILKKNNFRLRQELAGKMDLRRVPRLFFQIDTEEIEDEKQRRVVDDILDKIRKEEG, from the coding sequence ATGGACAGTCATAAGGGAGAAAGAATGAACAATTTGATAAAAGAGGGCCTGGGGGAGATACTGCAGAATGAGGTGGAAATTGGGGAGGGAATTTTTGTTAGTATAGGTTCGGCAGAGGTGACGCCGGATTTGTCGCTGGCCAAGATATGGATAAACGTTTGGCCTTTAGAAAAATCCAATGAGGTATTAGAAATTTTAAAAAAGAACAATTTTAGATTGCGCCAAGAGCTGGCTGGTAAGATGGATTTGCGTCGGGTGCCAAGATTGTTTTTTCAGATAGATACGGAAGAAATAGAAGATGAGAAGCAGAGAAGGGTGGTGGATGATATTCTGGATAAAATAAGAAAAGAAGAAGGTTGA
- the clpP gene encoding ATP-dependent Clp endopeptidase proteolytic subunit ClpP yields MFLIPTVIEKSQMGERAYDIYSRLLKDRIIFLGDMISDPLANTVIAQMLLLDSQNKEKDIKLYINSPGGSVTAGLAIYDTMQYIKSPVQTICIGTAASMAAVLLAAGEKGKRLSLPNAEIMLHQVMGGAEGQASDVKIRAEHILKIKDKLNKLIAKHTGQELKKIERDTDRDYFMSAEEAKDYGIIDKIISN; encoded by the coding sequence ATGTTTTTGATACCAACAGTGATAGAAAAATCTCAAATGGGGGAAAGGGCTTATGATATCTATTCTCGTCTTTTGAAAGATAGGATAATTTTTTTGGGTGATATGATCAGCGATCCTTTGGCCAACACAGTCATCGCCCAGATGCTCCTTTTGGATTCGCAGAATAAGGAAAAAGACATAAAACTTTATATAAATTCCCCCGGGGGGTCGGTGACGGCAGGTTTGGCCATTTATGATACGATGCAATATATCAAATCTCCAGTGCAGACGATCTGTATTGGCACAGCCGCCAGCATGGCAGCAGTGCTTTTGGCGGCAGGTGAAAAGGGGAAGAGGCTGTCTTTGCCCAACGCCGAGATAATGTTGCACCAGGTGATGGGCGGGGCAGAGGGGCAGGCGAGCGACGTAAAGATAAGGGCGGAACACATTTTAAAGATAAAAGACAAATTAAACAAATTAATAGCCAAGCATACTGGGCAAGAGCTCAAAAAGATAGAAAGAGATACAGACAGGGATTATTTTATGAGTGCAGAAGAGGCTAAAGACTATGGAATTATAGATAAAATTATAAGCAACTGA
- the rpmF gene encoding 50S ribosomal protein L32, with the protein MSTPTQKHTKSRKNIRRGAIRLKKISLANCPKCKKPVKPHTACAFCGSYKGKVVKKVRVPKSLRKSKKQEKSKK; encoded by the coding sequence ATGTCGACACCCACACAGAAACATACCAAGTCAAGAAAAAATATAAGAAGAGGAGCAATTCGCCTGAAAAAGATATCTTTGGCCAATTGTCCAAAATGTAAAAAACCCGTAAAACCACATACTGCCTGTGCTTTTTGTGGTAGTTATAAAGGTAAGGTGGTAAAAAAGGTGAGAGTGCCAAAATCCTTGCGTAAGTCCAAAAAACAGGAGAAGTCCAAAAAGTAA
- the nusB gene encoding transcription antitermination factor NusB, which yields MSNRHLARTVAMQILFEWDFNNRSQKLNEVIDYNMAEFGVGLEEDREFVEKLVRGVVKNMAEIDKLIVQYAPEWPIEKITIIDRSVLRLGIYELTFGKEVPPKVAINESIEVAKTYGGESSGRFVNGVLGSVYRDVQGEQEGIITPESFKKQNNIVTSN from the coding sequence ATGTCCAACCGTCATTTGGCGAGAACTGTGGCAATGCAGATTTTATTTGAATGGGATTTTAATAATCGTTCACAAAAGCTGAATGAGGTTATTGATTATAACATGGCAGAGTTTGGAGTCGGGCTGGAGGAAGATCGGGAATTTGTAGAAAAATTGGTGCGTGGGGTGGTGAAGAATATGGCAGAGATAGACAAGCTCATCGTACAATATGCGCCCGAGTGGCCAATAGAAAAAATAACAATTATTGACAGGAGTGTTTTGCGTCTAGGTATTTATGAACTGACGTTTGGCAAAGAGGTGCCACCAAAGGTGGCCATAAATGAGTCAATAGAGGTGGCCAAAACATATGGTGGTGAATCTTCGGGGCGATTTGTAAATGGGGTTTTGGGATCTGTTTATCGCGATGTTCAGGGCGAGCAGGAGGGGATAATTACACCGGAGAGTTTTAAAAAACAAAATAATATAGTAACTAGTAACTAG
- the rnc gene encoding ribonuclease III — protein MKDLEKRLGVEFKDKNLLKEALVHRSYINEHPSFAVNHNERLEFLGDAVLELIVTEYLFRNYPNPEGEMTNWRAALVNAKMLAEIGGSFDLYAYLYLSRGESKDNNIKAKNYIIANAVEAVIGAIYIDQGFEAARVFITNNILARLNYVLEHKLYMDAKSHFQEITQEKMGITPSYKVVEESGPDHNKKFVIGVYLGEELIARGEGTSKQEAQMAAAENALIQWENEGKI, from the coding sequence ATGAAAGATTTGGAAAAAAGATTGGGAGTAGAATTTAAAGATAAAAATTTGTTGAAAGAAGCATTGGTGCACCGTTCATATATCAACGAACACCCCAGTTTTGCCGTAAATCATAATGAGAGATTGGAATTTTTGGGAGATGCGGTACTGGAGCTAATTGTGACGGAGTATTTGTTTAGAAATTATCCAAATCCGGAAGGAGAAATGACGAATTGGCGGGCAGCGCTTGTTAATGCCAAGATGCTCGCGGAAATCGGAGGATCTTTCGACCTGTATGCTTATCTTTATTTGTCGAGGGGGGAGTCAAAGGATAATAATATTAAGGCAAAAAATTATATTATTGCCAATGCAGTAGAGGCGGTGATTGGGGCGATTTATATCGATCAGGGGTTTGAGGCAGCTAGGGTTTTTATTACCAATAATATTTTAGCGCGTTTGAATTATGTTTTGGAACACAAGCTGTACATGGATGCCAAGTCACACTTTCAGGAGATAACACAGGAAAAAATGGGGATTACGCCGAGCTACAAGGTGGTAGAAGAAAGCGGACCGGACCATAATAAAAAATTTGTCATCGGAGTATATTTGGGAGAGGAATTGATCGCTCGTGGCGAGGGTACGAGCAAGCAGGAAGCACAGATGGCCGCGGCGGAAAACGCGCTGATACAGTGGGAGAATGAGGGAAAGATATAG